In a single window of the Acinetobacter sp. CS-2 genome:
- a CDS encoding MetQ/NlpA family ABC transporter substrate-binding protein, giving the protein MSKISKLNLKKLLIGLTVVVIIAGLMTYRYVQNPQQDNVLTIGISPPYAELLQTVAKEVEKDGIHVKLVEFSDWQAPNVAVQNGDIDANFFQQSVFLKNVIKKTHYDLHAFGIGSGSHVGLYSKQYKSLDALPQNARVVIPSDPVNSARALILLHRAGLIQIKDIHNELSTLQDIVANPKQLKFLEVEGPQTALAYDDADLIFGFPHYLNMAKKADSHSALFLDPVDKKYAILFVTRKDYVDHDKKLETFVKAFQNSTKVKTILDRDFGTGMWFEGWK; this is encoded by the coding sequence ATGTCTAAAATTTCCAAACTGAATCTTAAAAAACTGCTGATTGGTCTCACTGTCGTTGTCATCATTGCAGGATTAATGACCTATCGTTATGTGCAAAACCCGCAACAGGATAATGTCCTGACGATTGGTATTAGCCCACCTTATGCTGAACTATTACAAACAGTTGCAAAAGAAGTAGAGAAAGACGGTATTCATGTCAAGCTGGTTGAATTTTCAGACTGGCAGGCTCCGAATGTTGCGGTACAAAATGGCGATATTGATGCCAACTTTTTCCAGCAAAGCGTGTTTTTAAAGAATGTGATTAAAAAAACCCATTATGACCTACATGCTTTTGGCATAGGCAGTGGCAGCCATGTCGGTTTGTATTCCAAGCAATATAAATCCTTAGATGCCTTGCCACAAAATGCACGTGTGGTGATTCCTAGTGATCCTGTAAACTCGGCTCGTGCATTGATTTTGCTGCATCGTGCTGGTTTGATTCAAATCAAAGATATCCATAATGAGCTGTCAACCCTGCAAGATATTGTGGCCAATCCAAAACAACTTAAATTTTTAGAAGTAGAAGGTCCGCAAACGGCTCTTGCCTATGACGATGCAGATTTGATTTTTGGTTTTCCTCATTATTTAAATATGGCGAAAAAAGCCGATTCTCACAGTGCCTTGTTTTTAGATCCGGTGGATAAGAAATATGCCATTCTTTTTGTGACCCGAAAAGATTATGTCGATCACGATAAAAAACTCGAAACCTTTGTCAAAGCTTTCCAGAATTCTACAAAAGTAAAAACAATTTTAGACCGGGATTTTGGTACGGGCATGTGGTTTGAAGGCTGGAAATAA
- a CDS encoding MetQ/NlpA family ABC transporter substrate-binding protein, translated as MAQTAKTKLTIIGVIIAAVIIGLVVWNQQKKSASDELVIGISPSFAKPLQVAAVEAKQQGLNVKLVEFSDWNTPNITLNHGDIDANFFQHQPFLDNAKKETDFKIKAFAKGAATHVGLYSKKIKSFDELKDGAKVVVPNDPVNQGRALLLLQQAKLITLKDPKNHLSNLKDIASNPKNLQFVEVEGPQTARAIDEADLAFGYPHYLRLAKTADPEQALLFDSNKDNRYAILFAVREDYQDKNDKLKKFVEIYQNSPKVKEALDADFGAKLWFPGWK; from the coding sequence ATGGCACAAACAGCAAAAACCAAACTGACCATTATCGGGGTGATTATTGCCGCCGTGATTATCGGACTGGTGGTCTGGAATCAACAAAAGAAATCAGCTTCTGATGAACTGGTGATTGGTATTAGTCCTTCATTTGCCAAGCCTTTACAGGTGGCAGCAGTCGAGGCCAAACAGCAAGGCCTGAATGTGAAACTGGTTGAATTTTCCGACTGGAATACCCCCAACATTACCCTGAATCACGGCGATATTGATGCCAACTTCTTCCAGCATCAACCCTTTTTAGACAATGCAAAAAAAGAAACCGACTTTAAGATCAAAGCCTTTGCCAAAGGTGCAGCCACGCATGTGGGTTTGTATTCCAAAAAAATTAAAAGCTTTGATGAGTTAAAAGATGGCGCGAAAGTTGTGGTTCCAAACGACCCTGTCAACCAAGGCCGTGCTCTACTTTTATTGCAACAGGCAAAACTGATCACCCTGAAAGACCCTAAAAACCATCTGTCTAACCTGAAAGACATCGCAAGCAATCCGAAAAACTTGCAGTTTGTTGAAGTCGAAGGTCCACAAACCGCACGTGCAATTGATGAGGCCGACCTGGCTTTTGGTTATCCGCACTACTTGCGTTTAGCCAAAACCGCTGATCCCGAACAGGCGCTGTTATTTGACTCTAACAAGGACAACCGTTATGCCATCCTGTTTGCCGTGCGTGAGGATTACCAAGATAAAAACGACAAGCTGAAAAAATTTGTCGAGATCTATCAAAACTCGCCAAAAGTGAAAGAGGCGTTGGACGCCGATTTTGGTGCCAAACTCTGGTTCCCGGGCTGGAAATAA
- a CDS encoding LLM class flavin-dependent oxidoreductase encodes MTMASQSIPKKILLNAFDMNCVGHINHGLWAHPRDESQRFNELSYWTDLAQTLEQGLFDGLFIADITGVYDVYQNNIDLTLKESIQLPSHDPSTLVSAMAAVTKNLGFGITVNLSYESPYQFARRFASLDHLTQGRIGWNIVTGYLDSAQRLIGEKGLKDHDLRYEQAEEFVQLCYKFWEGSWEDDAVVKDKKNRIFTDPTKVHQVNHQGQFYQSQGVFQVSPSIQRTPVLFQAGASPRGMAFATQHAEGMFIGGDQPAKIKKQVDQIRQQATDQGRHPEDIKIFVGITVVTAETDELAQQKLDEYRSYASPEAGLAHFSSSVGIDLSKFADDEAIPYQKTNSIASVNNKFKEQRISKNDLKAQHVLGGRYPLIVGSGATVTEKLIQLIDETGIDGFNLTRTVAPESHHDFIRLVIPELQQRGRYKTAYEHGSLRHKLFNQGDRLSTSHPVQQFRCPSSASTSNSNLKQKQSA; translated from the coding sequence ATGACAATGGCATCACAATCTATACCAAAAAAAATCTTGTTAAATGCTTTTGATATGAACTGTGTCGGCCATATCAATCACGGATTATGGGCCCATCCGCGTGATGAGTCGCAGCGTTTTAATGAGCTGAGCTACTGGACAGATTTAGCCCAAACCCTGGAACAAGGCCTGTTTGACGGCCTATTTATTGCCGACATTACCGGGGTGTATGATGTCTATCAAAACAATATCGACCTGACGTTAAAAGAATCAATTCAGTTGCCGAGTCATGACCCCAGCACTCTGGTTTCTGCCATGGCAGCGGTGACGAAAAACCTTGGATTCGGTATTACCGTCAATTTAAGTTATGAATCGCCTTATCAATTTGCGCGACGTTTTGCCAGTCTGGATCATCTGACCCAGGGCCGTATTGGCTGGAATATTGTCACTGGGTATCTGGACAGCGCACAGCGATTAATTGGTGAAAAAGGCTTAAAAGACCATGACCTGCGCTATGAGCAAGCCGAAGAGTTTGTACAACTTTGCTATAAATTCTGGGAAGGTTCCTGGGAAGATGATGCCGTTGTAAAAGACAAGAAAAACCGGATATTTACCGATCCTACCAAAGTACATCAGGTCAATCATCAGGGCCAATTTTACCAAAGCCAAGGCGTATTTCAGGTTTCCCCCTCCATTCAGCGCACACCGGTGTTATTTCAGGCCGGTGCTTCACCGCGTGGAATGGCCTTTGCCACCCAGCATGCGGAAGGCATGTTTATTGGCGGTGATCAGCCTGCAAAAATCAAAAAGCAGGTCGATCAGATTCGGCAGCAAGCTACCGATCAAGGACGTCATCCTGAAGATATTAAAATCTTTGTCGGCATTACCGTGGTGACTGCGGAAACCGATGAACTGGCACAGCAAAAACTGGATGAATATCGCTCTTATGCCAGTCCTGAAGCAGGTCTGGCACATTTCTCCAGTTCTGTCGGCATTGACCTGTCCAAATTTGCCGATGATGAAGCGATTCCTTATCAAAAGACCAACAGCATTGCGTCAGTCAACAATAAATTTAAAGAACAGCGCATCAGCAAAAATGATTTAAAAGCCCAGCATGTGCTGGGTGGCCGTTATCCCCTGATTGTCGGGAGTGGTGCCACTGTGACTGAAAAACTGATTCAGCTGATCGATGAAACCGGTATTGATGGCTTTAACCTGACCCGCACCGTTGCCCCTGAGTCACACCATGACTTTATCCGTCTGGTGATTCCTGAATTACAGCAGCGCGGCCGTTATAAAACAGCCTACGAACATGGCAGTTTAAGACACAAACTGTTTAATCAAGGCGATCGACTGTCGACCTCACACCCAGTTCAGCAATTTCGATGTCCAAGCTCCGCCTCAACTTCGAATTCCAACTTAAAGCAAAAACAATCCGCATAA
- a CDS encoding SfnB family sulfur acquisition oxidoreductase translates to MTSYQNIISFNSEQLAHAHIIQSDAEALEIARNLAEQFKAGAIQRDAERILPFAEIEAYSQSGLWAITVPKQYGGAEVSSYTVAQVIALMSGVDGSIGQIPQNHFYGLEILRNSGTEQQKQKLYAEVLKGARFGNALAEFKTKTAAQRQTAIRKTDQGYVINGEKFYCTGSLFAHRIPTLVVNEQDQQFLAFVPRNSQGLTLIDDWSGFGQRTTGSGTVKFNNVQVLAEDVVPFDIAYSEPTISGPFAQLLHASIETGIARAAFEETLNRVRQARPWIDSGVDQATDDPLTKFELGRIVADVRASEVLLKQAARSIDAARPAPTAENIAKASLDVAKVRAHSTETALKASSKLIELAGSRGSQREDGLDRFWRNARVHTLHDASRWKYYFIANHILNGVLPPRRGTL, encoded by the coding sequence ATGACTTCATATCAAAATATTATTTCATTTAATTCAGAGCAATTGGCGCATGCACATATTATTCAATCCGATGCAGAAGCGCTGGAAATTGCACGCAATCTAGCGGAACAGTTCAAAGCTGGAGCCATTCAGCGCGATGCCGAGCGCATTCTGCCTTTTGCAGAAATTGAAGCTTATAGTCAGTCTGGACTCTGGGCCATTACCGTCCCAAAACAGTATGGTGGTGCAGAGGTCTCTAGCTATACCGTAGCGCAAGTGATTGCACTGATGAGTGGTGTAGATGGTTCCATTGGACAGATTCCGCAAAACCATTTTTATGGATTGGAGATTCTGCGTAATAGCGGCACCGAACAGCAAAAACAGAAACTCTATGCTGAAGTGTTAAAAGGTGCCCGCTTTGGCAATGCCCTTGCCGAGTTTAAAACCAAAACCGCTGCACAACGCCAAACCGCGATACGCAAAACTGATCAGGGCTATGTGATTAATGGTGAAAAGTTTTATTGCACCGGCAGTTTATTTGCCCATCGCATTCCCACACTGGTGGTCAATGAACAGGATCAGCAGTTCCTGGCTTTTGTTCCGCGTAATAGCCAAGGTTTGACTTTAATCGATGACTGGAGTGGTTTCGGGCAACGTACCACAGGCAGCGGCACAGTGAAATTCAATAATGTGCAAGTGCTGGCTGAAGATGTGGTGCCATTTGATATTGCCTATTCAGAGCCAACCATCTCGGGTCCATTTGCGCAATTGCTGCATGCCTCTATTGAAACCGGAATTGCCCGTGCCGCCTTTGAAGAAACTTTAAACCGTGTGCGTCAGGCCCGTCCGTGGATTGATTCTGGCGTAGATCAAGCCACAGATGACCCACTGACAAAGTTCGAACTGGGACGGATTGTAGCCGATGTGCGTGCCTCTGAAGTTTTACTGAAACAGGCCGCCCGTTCAATTGATGCCGCCAGACCTGCACCGACCGCAGAAAATATCGCCAAAGCATCGTTAGATGTGGCCAAAGTACGTGCACACAGTACCGAAACTGCACTCAAAGCCTCTTCAAAACTGATTGAACTGGCCGGTAGCCGTGGTAGCCAGCGCGAAGATGGTCTGGACCGCTTCTGGCGCAATGCCCGCGTGCACACGCTGCATGATGCTTCGCGCTGGAAATATTATTTCATTGCCAATCATATTTTAAATGGCGTATTGCCACCGCGTCGGGGGACATTGTAA
- a CDS encoding SfnB family sulfur acquisition oxidoreductase: MSRLISENVHVIENDLEAIHAAYHVADFALEGRNERDQQRLLPFAEIDLFSQKGLGGIRIPKQFGGAFVSNKTLAHVFRILNKADSSVGQIPQNQIALLNMIQMMGTEQQKQFIYQEILQGKRLANGGPERNTKDTKTLATTLTFENGRYFVDGEKFYSTGSSFAHWLAIKAIHPEGYVVLTIVNAQAEGVNVIDNWNGFGQRTTSSGTVRLEHVEVDPLLIFDERLLSSQPNYRGAYSQLLQVAIDVGIAEAAFADTVTAVHKARPIVDAQVEKASFEHYTLQEVGKSAVLLDAAILLLDEAAEYLDELDQLQSVTDEQAAKASILVAEAKIYANDAALHISEKLLELGGSRSSLSQHNLDQHWRNARVHTLHDPVRWKLHALGDYYLNHTLPARHAWI; the protein is encoded by the coding sequence ATGTCTCGTTTAATTTCTGAAAATGTTCATGTAATTGAAAACGATCTTGAAGCTATTCATGCTGCGTATCATGTCGCAGATTTTGCTTTGGAAGGTCGCAATGAACGTGATCAACAGCGTTTATTGCCTTTTGCTGAAATTGATCTGTTCAGCCAGAAAGGCTTAGGTGGTATTCGTATTCCAAAGCAATTTGGTGGTGCTTTCGTTTCCAATAAAACATTGGCACATGTATTCCGCATTCTGAATAAGGCCGATTCCAGTGTAGGACAAATCCCACAAAATCAGATTGCGCTGCTGAATATGATCCAAATGATGGGTACAGAGCAGCAAAAACAGTTTATTTATCAAGAAATTTTACAAGGTAAACGCTTAGCCAATGGTGGGCCGGAACGTAATACCAAAGATACCAAAACCCTGGCAACCACATTAACTTTTGAAAATGGGCGTTATTTTGTCGATGGCGAAAAATTCTATTCAACGGGCAGCAGTTTTGCTCACTGGCTCGCGATTAAAGCTATTCATCCCGAAGGTTATGTAGTACTGACTATCGTCAATGCTCAGGCTGAAGGCGTGAATGTGATTGATAACTGGAATGGTTTTGGACAGCGCACCACTTCAAGTGGCACAGTCAGACTTGAGCATGTTGAAGTTGATCCACTGCTAATTTTTGATGAACGCCTGCTTTCCAGTCAGCCCAATTACCGCGGCGCGTATTCACAGTTATTACAAGTTGCCATTGATGTCGGTATTGCTGAAGCGGCCTTTGCTGATACCGTGACGGCGGTGCATAAAGCACGCCCGATTGTCGATGCACAAGTGGAAAAAGCCAGCTTTGAACACTATACCTTGCAGGAAGTCGGCAAGTCTGCGGTGCTATTGGATGCTGCCATTTTGCTGCTTGATGAAGCAGCTGAATATCTGGATGAACTGGATCAGCTGCAATCAGTCACTGATGAACAGGCGGCCAAAGCCTCTATTTTAGTCGCTGAAGCGAAGATTTATGCCAATGATGCTGCACTGCACATTTCTGAAAAATTACTGGAACTTGGCGGTAGCCGTTCCAGCCTGAGTCAGCACAACCTGGACCAGCACTGGCGCAATGCCCGTGTGCATACCTTGCATGATCCGGTGCGCTGGAAGCTACATGCGCTTGGGGATTATTACCTCAATCACACACTCCCTGCCCGCCACGCCTGGATTTAA
- a CDS encoding glutathione S-transferase family protein produces the protein MRILYQFPLSHFCEKARWLLDHKELDYIAQNLVPGVHRAFAQLKTGQNKLPILRDQDLWIADSTEIALYLDEVYPEHSLLRADPQQRHLALEINGLANELGRHVRRWGLAHTLSESEESLDILIGEKGYLRQFEKYSKPLIKALLSKGYQLNADKVAESKQQMDSIIQNLNARLIENHGRYFVGERLGLADIAVCSMLAPILEIPGTPWEKEQGETLSEEFRQYKEHLMALPLGQYVLRIYHTERNARVDWRGV, from the coding sequence ATGCGAATTTTATACCAGTTTCCTTTATCTCATTTTTGTGAAAAAGCGCGCTGGTTGCTCGATCATAAAGAATTGGATTATATCGCACAAAATTTGGTGCCCGGTGTACATCGTGCTTTTGCACAGCTAAAAACAGGGCAAAATAAATTGCCTATTTTACGTGATCAAGATCTTTGGATTGCCGACTCAACTGAAATAGCCTTATATCTGGATGAGGTATATCCGGAACACTCTTTATTGCGTGCCGATCCACAACAACGTCACTTGGCTTTGGAAATCAATGGGCTTGCCAACGAACTGGGCAGACATGTGCGCCGTTGGGGGCTTGCCCATACCTTGTCGGAAAGTGAAGAATCCTTAGATATTTTAATTGGTGAAAAGGGATATCTACGCCAGTTTGAAAAATATTCCAAACCCCTTATCAAAGCCTTACTTTCCAAAGGCTATCAACTAAATGCAGACAAGGTGGCCGAATCTAAACAGCAGATGGATAGCATCATCCAGAATTTAAATGCAAGATTGATAGAGAATCATGGGCGTTATTTTGTCGGTGAACGTCTTGGCCTTGCTGATATTGCGGTCTGTTCGATGCTTGCACCTATTCTGGAAATTCCCGGGACACCTTGGGAAAAAGAACAGGGCGAAACTTTATCTGAAGAATTTCGACAGTATAAAGAACATTTAATGGCATTACCCTTGGGACAATATGTGCTGCGTATCTATCACACTGAACGGAATGCACGGGTCGATTGGCGTGGAGTTTAA
- a CDS encoding Lrp/AsnC family transcriptional regulator, protein MELDRFDKQILEILSHEDVNLNELSERINLSVSSVHRRIKHLIEANIMTHLKRDINYAKLGFSLHVLLQVSLNKHDTDTFAKFLEELESIPEVIKAFLVTGQSADFIVEVVAKDMENYSEILLKRIGKIEHVVALHSSFVIKEYKVLNCSGLLNRV, encoded by the coding sequence ATGGAACTAGATCGTTTTGATAAACAGATTCTTGAAATATTGAGTCATGAAGATGTCAACTTAAATGAGCTTTCGGAACGTATTAATCTGTCTGTGAGTTCGGTTCATCGGCGCATCAAGCATCTGATTGAAGCCAATATCATGACCCATTTAAAGCGTGATATTAACTATGCCAAGCTGGGTTTCAGTTTACATGTGCTCTTGCAGGTGTCTTTAAATAAACATGATACGGATACTTTTGCCAAGTTTTTAGAAGAACTGGAAAGCATTCCTGAAGTCATTAAGGCTTTTTTAGTGACCGGGCAATCCGCCGACTTTATTGTCGAAGTGGTGGCTAAAGATATGGAAAATTATAGTGAAATTCTGTTAAAACGCATCGGTAAAATTGAGCATGTGGTTGCATTACATTCCAGTTTTGTGATTAAGGAATACAAGGTATTGAATTGTAGTGGCTTACTGAACCGGGTTTGA
- a CDS encoding YebC/PmpR family DNA-binding transcriptional regulator: protein MAGHSKWANTKHRKAKQDASRAKVFTKFIREIVTAARLGGGDVASNPRLRAVVEKALVANMTRDTINRAIQRGVGGEENADLKEITYEGYGVGGVAVIIETMTDNLNRTVPDVRHCFSKTDGNLGTAGSVAYMFTKRGEITFEDVSLEDQIMDVALEAGAEDIEVDEDEILVITTPESFGTVQDALAAAGLKSDNAEVVMNPSTKALISDIDQAKKIVKMIDMFEDLDDVQNVYTNVEFTEEVLAQLDD from the coding sequence ATGGCGGGTCATTCCAAGTGGGCTAATACTAAGCATCGTAAAGCAAAACAAGATGCGAGCCGCGCTAAAGTATTCACAAAATTCATTCGTGAAATTGTTACAGCTGCCCGTTTAGGCGGCGGTGATGTTGCGTCTAACCCACGTTTACGTGCTGTCGTTGAAAAAGCATTAGTCGCAAATATGACACGTGATACCATCAACCGTGCAATCCAGCGCGGTGTTGGCGGTGAAGAAAATGCCGATTTAAAAGAAATCACTTATGAAGGTTATGGTGTAGGAGGTGTTGCAGTTATTATTGAAACAATGACTGATAACTTAAACCGTACTGTGCCTGATGTTCGTCACTGTTTCTCTAAAACTGATGGTAACTTAGGTACTGCTGGCTCAGTTGCTTATATGTTTACTAAACGCGGTGAGATTACTTTTGAAGATGTTTCTTTAGAAGATCAAATCATGGATGTGGCTTTAGAAGCAGGTGCTGAAGATATTGAAGTTGATGAAGATGAAATCTTGGTCATTACCACTCCGGAAAGTTTTGGTACAGTTCAAGATGCTTTAGCCGCTGCCGGTCTTAAATCTGACAATGCTGAAGTTGTGATGAACCCTTCAACTAAAGCCTTAATTTCAGATATCGATCAAGCGAAAAAAATCGTCAAAATGATTGATATGTTTGAAGATCTGGATGATGTTCAAAACGTTTATACCAACGTTGAATTCACAGAAGAAGTGTTAGCTCAATTAGATGATTAA
- a CDS encoding 1-acyl-sn-glycerol-3-phosphate acyltransferase: MLKKFIGESAFKLAGWKYHVEPDVLEDKQVIVGFEHTSMMDAVLSLALFQIYDIKIHTLIKKELFKGPMKPLLEAIGGISVDRKANQDIVSLMVEHFQQNEKFNLVIAPEATRAKTGESRKPIRTGFWYIAKAAGVPIVLMYANSQTKEGGILGKIYPTEINHDLALLKQLYREKVGLDIVIPEPKN; the protein is encoded by the coding sequence ATGTTAAAAAAATTTATCGGTGAATCTGCATTTAAACTTGCAGGATGGAAATATCATGTTGAACCAGATGTACTTGAAGATAAGCAGGTTATTGTTGGATTTGAACATACATCCATGATGGATGCCGTGCTTTCACTGGCACTATTCCAGATTTATGATATAAAAATTCATACCCTGATTAAAAAAGAATTATTTAAAGGTCCCATGAAGCCTTTATTAGAAGCTATTGGGGGAATTTCTGTTGATCGAAAAGCAAATCAGGATATTGTTTCACTTATGGTTGAGCATTTTCAGCAGAATGAAAAATTCAATCTGGTGATTGCACCTGAAGCGACCCGTGCCAAAACGGGTGAATCTAGAAAGCCCATCCGTACAGGTTTTTGGTATATTGCCAAAGCCGCTGGTGTACCTATTGTTTTAATGTATGCCAATTCGCAAACCAAAGAAGGTGGTATTTTAGGCAAGATTTATCCAACAGAAATTAATCACGACCTGGCTTTGTTAAAACAGCTTTACAGAGAAAAAGTTGGACTGGATATTGTGATCCCTGAACCTAAAAACTAG
- the bioB gene encoding biotin synthase BioB encodes MNVRNDWTREEIQDLYNRPFLDLVFEAQRIHREYFPANTIQVSTLLSIKTGKCPEDCKYCSQSAHYDSKLEAEKRIAVDKVIQEAKEALASGSSRFCMGAAWRNPHERDMPYVLEMVREVKSLGLETCMTLGMLNQSQAERLKDAGLDYYNHNLDTSREYYSNVISTRTFDDRLNTLDFVRQAGMKVCSGGIVGLGESSQDRIGLLHELATLAIHPESVPINMLVPIEGTPLADVEKLDVTEWIRTIAVARIIMPKSYIRLSAGRESLSDSDQALAFMAGANSLFSGEKLLTTPNAGEGKDRQLFNKLGLIAEKAKPTVKELSVDAMAS; translated from the coding sequence ATGAATGTACGTAATGACTGGACACGAGAAGAAATTCAGGATTTATATAACCGACCTTTTTTAGATCTGGTTTTTGAAGCACAGCGCATTCATCGTGAATACTTTCCTGCAAATACCATTCAGGTCAGTACCCTGCTTTCAATCAAAACAGGTAAATGCCCGGAAGACTGTAAGTATTGTTCACAATCGGCGCATTATGATTCGAAACTTGAAGCCGAAAAACGTATTGCCGTGGATAAAGTGATTCAGGAAGCCAAAGAAGCGCTTGCTTCTGGTTCATCTCGTTTCTGCATGGGTGCAGCATGGCGTAATCCGCATGAACGCGATATGCCTTATGTACTGGAAATGGTACGGGAAGTAAAATCCTTGGGTCTGGAAACCTGCATGACTTTAGGCATGCTCAACCAATCGCAGGCAGAACGTTTAAAAGATGCAGGGCTAGACTATTACAACCACAATCTAGATACCTCACGTGAATATTATTCCAATGTGATCAGTACCCGTACCTTTGATGACCGCTTAAATACTCTGGATTTTGTCCGTCAAGCTGGCATGAAAGTGTGTAGTGGCGGAATTGTCGGTTTGGGTGAAAGCAGCCAGGACCGTATTGGTTTATTGCATGAGTTAGCGACTTTAGCGATTCATCCTGAATCAGTACCCATCAATATGCTAGTGCCAATTGAAGGTACGCCACTGGCTGATGTGGAAAAACTAGATGTGACTGAATGGATTCGTACCATTGCAGTTGCCCGGATTATTATGCCTAAAAGCTATATTCGCCTGTCTGCAGGGCGAGAGTCTTTGTCCGATTCTGATCAGGCACTGGCTTTTATGGCAGGTGCCAACTCGCTTTTCTCAGGTGAGAAACTCTTGACCACACCGAATGCCGGTGAAGGTAAGGACAGACAGTTATTTAACAAGTTAGGTTTAATCGCAGAAAAAGCCAAACCAACAGTCAAAGAACTCTCTGTAGATGCAATGGCTAGTTAA
- the queG gene encoding tRNA epoxyqueuosine(34) reductase QueG yields the protein MASSTASQKIPLDQTDPEALKAWIKAQALQLGFSDCVIAKPDAQEELPRFQEYLKRGYHGDMKFLEENLEKRADPTLLVPGTKSIICVRMNYLVETPKPRYVPDEPNAAIIARYARGRDYHKTMRGRLKTLASKIREKVGDFESRPFADSAPIFEKSLAENAGMGWTGKHTLLIHKKSGSFFVLGELFTSLDLPFDGPSSKHCGSCTACIDICPTQAIVEPYMLDARKCIAYLTIEYQGIIPEELRRGIGNRVFGCDDCQLICPWNSFAKKATIEDFNPRHGLDQVSLLDLWHWDEQTFLAHTEGSPLRRTGYQSFMRNIAIGLGNAPFSTEIMETLKQTRDQHDEIVQVHIDWAIQEQLAKSSSILSQN from the coding sequence ATGGCTTCTTCCACAGCATCACAAAAAATTCCTTTAGATCAAACCGATCCTGAAGCGCTGAAAGCGTGGATTAAAGCCCAGGCATTGCAATTAGGCTTTAGTGATTGTGTCATTGCCAAACCGGATGCTCAAGAAGAATTGCCACGTTTTCAAGAATATTTGAAACGTGGCTATCACGGCGACATGAAATTTCTGGAAGAAAATCTGGAAAAACGGGCCGATCCGACTTTACTGGTGCCGGGGACCAAAAGCATTATCTGTGTCCGGATGAACTACTTGGTAGAAACACCCAAACCACGTTATGTCCCGGATGAACCAAATGCCGCCATCATTGCACGTTACGCACGTGGCCGTGATTACCACAAAACCATGCGTGGCCGTCTCAAAACCCTGGCCAGCAAAATTCGGGAAAAAGTGGGAGATTTTGAATCCCGTCCCTTTGCTGATTCTGCTCCAATATTTGAAAAATCTTTGGCTGAAAATGCCGGCATGGGCTGGACCGGAAAACATACCTTACTGATCCATAAAAAATCAGGTTCTTTTTTTGTCCTGGGCGAGCTATTTACATCGCTGGATTTGCCCTTTGATGGTCCAAGCAGCAAGCACTGCGGTTCTTGTACAGCGTGTATTGATATTTGTCCAACCCAGGCGATTGTTGAACCCTATATGCTGGATGCACGTAAATGTATTGCCTATTTGACCATTGAATATCAAGGCATCATTCCTGAAGAATTGCGCCGTGGGATTGGTAACCGTGTATTTGGCTGTGATGATTGCCAGCTGATTTGTCCCTGGAACAGTTTTGCCAAGAAAGCCACAATTGAAGATTTTAATCCGCGACATGGTTTAGATCAGGTGAGTTTACTGGACTTATGGCATTGGGATGAACAGACTTTTTTAGCCCATACCGAAGGTAGTCCACTACGGCGCACCGGTTACCAAAGCTTTATGCGTAATATTGCCATTGGTTTGGGCAATGCGCCATTTTCCACAGAAATTATGGAAACTTTAAAGCAAACTCGCGACCAGCATGATGAGATTGTGCAAGTCCATATTGACTGGGCAATTCAAGAACAGCTGGCCAAATCCAGTTCCATACTGAGCCAAAATTAA